A window from Bacteroidota bacterium encodes these proteins:
- a CDS encoding erythromycin esterase family protein, translated as MLGEQDHDDAPTFLAKTRLIEYLHEKKGFDVLAFESDFFALNYGWDNLKKVEREIDTFIRFNIFPAWTYCHTCSNLFYDYIPKTYKTATPLIISGFDNQMHLNYSSKNLVAKLDSVVRLLNLSITKMPEYSSEVIALLTSQMNWYDIEERDTTLFAKYDYYLNLIKLQLGEKLNTNDFWYLVDENLIQKYLRIKGNGNIDNRDYQMAQNLKWLSENKFQDKKIIVWTASLHISKKSENYQIKYKVDDTFMGTYFAEDTIALRSTYYLGFTSFNGQVGWVGEKGHKILEPQYNSFENWISKKSNFSFVDFKTYNNIFDKKQEAFNMSGFGHHNTDMYWTKIFDGVFFIREMYPCKNIFQWK; from the coding sequence ATGCTTGGAGAACAAGACCACGACGACGCCCCAACATTCTTAGCCAAAACAAGATTAATAGAATATTTGCATGAGAAAAAGGGATTTGATGTATTAGCATTTGAAAGTGATTTTTTTGCATTGAATTATGGTTGGGACAATCTTAAAAAAGTAGAAAGAGAGATTGATACTTTTATTCGGTTTAATATTTTTCCAGCATGGACATATTGCCATACCTGCTCAAATTTATTTTATGACTATATCCCTAAAACATACAAAACCGCAACACCGCTCATTATCTCAGGATTTGACAACCAGATGCATCTAAACTATTCTTCAAAGAATCTAGTTGCAAAGCTTGATAGCGTAGTAAGATTATTGAATTTGTCAATTACTAAAATGCCCGAATACTCATCTGAAGTAATTGCACTTTTAACATCGCAAATGAATTGGTATGATATAGAAGAAAGGGATACTACACTATTCGCAAAATATGATTATTATCTCAATCTTATAAAATTACAACTAGGTGAAAAACTGAACACCAATGATTTTTGGTATCTGGTAGATGAAAATTTAATTCAAAAATATTTGAGGATTAAAGGTAATGGAAATATCGACAATAGAGACTATCAAATGGCTCAAAATTTAAAATGGCTAAGTGAAAATAAATTTCAAGATAAAAAAATAATTGTGTGGACCGCAAGTTTACATATCTCAAAAAAATCTGAGAACTATCAAATAAAATACAAGGTGGATGACACATTTATGGGAACTTATTTTGCAGAAGATACTATTGCTTTAAGAAGTACTTATTATCTTGGGTTTACTTCTTTTAATGGGCAAGTGGGCTGGGTAGGGGAGAAAGGGCATAAGATACTGGAACCTCAGTATAATAGTTTTGAGAATTGGATAAGCAAAAAATCTAATTTCTCATTTGTAGATTTCAAAACATACAACAATATTTTCGATAAAAAGCAAGAAGCTTTCAATATGTCAGGTTTTGGACATCA